The following coding sequences lie in one Desertibacillus haloalkaliphilus genomic window:
- a CDS encoding M20/M25/M40 family metallo-hydrolase, with protein MPVQKSIGTFLMTWLSPLVWFNEGTQTRGRWLHMKAKTWSALFNRQGFEVAEVKNGVFDCKSESAENIEFLLESLDNGKIAYRYHSFILSIESAPITEGEWLKLVDFENRGHAGFYFRADCEIPRVFELDTHISGIVRQLNRLGLYTNGSCDGHGTRHALVMIKRDEDVETSKNVLLAAGINRIVTRGRNMRLLITERAQLLDVAEKLQLIEKGWLKEGSSYIREQFFYHSLEELLSIDGESGNEEGVRSYVLDQLRDVVDHVTVDQYGNILAQKTYRNGNGPTMLLNAHLDTVESFIPGRVLQKDGAIWSSSEGILGADDRAGVAVVLEMAKRLDASDFRGKVKFIFTVKEEVGLVGARAVNEYFLWDVDAAIVVDRRGAGDIVTSCGGQIPFCHEAYGEFIEGVAMSQGLQGWKTTSGGSSDTRIWAEHGIHSVYLSAGYQNEHTDMETLDVTASYRTLNLLEGVFAQGRELQRIVNRLRRLNRRARAI; from the coding sequence GTGCCAGTACAAAAAAGTATTGGCACTTTTTTAATGACATGGCTGTCACCGCTTGTTTGGTTTAATGAAGGTACACAAACGAGAGGGAGATGGTTACACATGAAAGCCAAAACATGGTCAGCATTATTTAATCGCCAAGGATTTGAAGTTGCGGAAGTTAAGAACGGGGTATTCGACTGTAAATCTGAGTCAGCTGAAAACATCGAGTTTTTACTAGAATCATTAGACAACGGGAAAATCGCTTATCGCTACCATTCATTCATTTTATCGATAGAAAGTGCACCAATCACAGAAGGTGAGTGGTTGAAGTTAGTAGACTTTGAGAATCGAGGGCATGCTGGTTTTTACTTTCGTGCAGACTGTGAGATTCCAAGGGTGTTTGAACTAGATACGCACATTTCTGGTATCGTTAGACAATTGAATCGACTTGGTTTGTATACGAACGGAAGTTGTGATGGGCATGGTACAAGACACGCTCTTGTTATGATAAAAAGAGATGAGGACGTGGAGACCTCAAAGAACGTTTTACTTGCTGCTGGTATAAATAGAATTGTCACGAGAGGACGAAATATGAGATTACTAATAACTGAACGAGCGCAGCTTCTTGATGTAGCGGAAAAGCTTCAGTTGATTGAGAAAGGTTGGTTAAAAGAAGGTAGTAGTTATATCCGAGAACAGTTTTTTTATCACTCACTAGAGGAGTTGTTGTCGATCGATGGGGAGAGTGGGAATGAGGAAGGTGTTCGTAGTTATGTGTTGGATCAGCTTCGTGATGTTGTTGATCACGTCACTGTCGATCAATATGGAAATATCCTAGCACAAAAAACGTATCGTAATGGCAATGGCCCAACGATGTTGTTAAATGCTCATTTGGATACTGTAGAAAGTTTCATACCAGGGCGAGTCCTTCAAAAAGATGGAGCTATTTGGTCTAGTAGTGAAGGAATTCTAGGGGCGGATGACAGAGCCGGCGTAGCCGTTGTATTAGAAATGGCAAAACGTCTTGATGCATCTGATTTTAGAGGGAAAGTCAAGTTTATCTTCACTGTAAAAGAAGAGGTGGGATTAGTAGGTGCTAGAGCTGTCAATGAGTACTTTCTTTGGGATGTGGATGCGGCAATTGTTGTAGACCGGAGAGGTGCTGGGGATATTGTTACATCGTGCGGAGGGCAAATTCCTTTCTGTCATGAAGCATACGGAGAGTTTATAGAAGGAGTCGCCATGTCTCAAGGATTACAGGGATGGAAAACAACGAGTGGTGGTAGCAGTGATACACGAATTTGGGCAGAACACGGTATACACAGCGTTTATTTATCAGCAGGTTATCAAAATGAGCATACAGATATGGAAACTTTAGATGTGACTGCTAGTTATCGTACGTTAAACCTATTAGAAGGAGTTTTTGCACAAGGAAGAGAATTGCAGCGAATCGTGAATCGATTGAGAAGGTTGAATCGAAGAGCAAGGGCGATTTAA
- a CDS encoding cell wall hydrolase: MNKISFIVTLLATLCFVTPTLAYTVQEGDTMSEIAHNHDLTVTELAEANPQVTDLDLIIVGQQLNIHKSNEVQQPRPEVKSSSIEVKADTNDHDLTEEELDLLARIVRAEAQTEPFEGKVAVADVVLNRVESSEFPDTIEEVIYEPRQFEPVMNGQVYKPADEESMEAVEEALTNDRDMSEDSLFFYNPDIATSRWLDTRETTVVIGQHVFKR, encoded by the coding sequence ATGAATAAAATATCATTTATCGTAACATTACTAGCAACTCTATGTTTTGTTACTCCAACGCTAGCCTATACTGTGCAAGAAGGAGACACGATGTCTGAAATCGCGCACAATCATGACTTAACAGTAACAGAATTAGCAGAAGCTAACCCACAAGTTACTGACCTTGACCTTATCATCGTCGGTCAGCAGCTAAACATACATAAAAGCAACGAAGTCCAACAGCCAAGACCAGAAGTAAAAAGCTCTTCAATAGAAGTGAAAGCCGATACTAATGACCATGACCTTACGGAAGAGGAATTAGATCTTTTAGCTAGAATTGTCAGAGCTGAAGCACAAACTGAACCATTCGAAGGAAAAGTCGCGGTCGCTGATGTTGTCTTAAATCGAGTAGAAAGCTCTGAATTTCCCGACACCATTGAAGAAGTCATTTATGAGCCAAGACAATTTGAACCAGTTATGAATGGACAAGTTTATAAACCAGCTGATGAAGAATCAATGGAAGCTGTAGAAGAAGCGTTAACTAATGATCGAGATATGTCAGAGGATTCTTTATTCTTCTACAATCCAGACATAGCCACAAGCCGCTGGTTAGATACAAGAGAAACCACCGTGGTGATTGGGCAACATGTTTTTAAACGCTAA